Genomic window (Nicotiana sylvestris chromosome 7, ASM39365v2, whole genome shotgun sequence):
TAAGCTACTGAAGAAGAatgctgcagtcaagtggactgacgaatgtcaagaagcatttgataagattaagAGGTACCTGTCGAATCCACCTGTGCTTGTCCTACCAGAGCCTGgaagacctttaattctctatttaATAGTCTTGATAATTCttttggctgtgtattgggtcaacatgacatcacgtgaaagaaggagcaagcaatctattatctcattaagaagttcactccctatgatgttaagtacactctgcttgagaggacatgttgcgccctgacttgggttgcacaaaaattgaagcattatttgtcgtcctacactacttacctcatttcccgcatggatcctctaaagtatatctttcagaagcctatgcccatgggaagactggcgaagtggcagattttacttacagagtttgacatcatctatgtgactcggaccacAATGAAGGCCCAAGCCTTGGCCAaccacttggccgagaatccggtggatgatgaatatgagccactgaagacttattttctTGACGAAGAGGTCATGTATGTTGAGGAGGTTGGCCCTGatgaaaagccaggttggaaactcttctttgatggagctgctaacatgaagggTGTCGGAATAGGGGCTGTACTTATATCTGAAACAGGGGAACACTACCCTGTAACAGCCTAGCTTCGATTtcattgcaccaacaacatggctgagtacgtaGCATGCATTCTGTGTTTGAGGTTAGCTATAGACATGGGAGTCCAGGAAATACTTGTTCTGGGAGATTCAGATTTGTTGgttcaccagattcaaggagaatgggagactcgagatttgaaactcatactgTACCGACAATgcctgcatgatctttgtcaacgattcagGTCGGTTGAATTTAGACATATTCCcaggattcataatgagattgctgatgccttggctactctggcgtcaatgttacatcatccagacaaGGCTTATGTCGACCCCGTGTATATCCAAGttcatgatcaacatgcttattgtaatgtggtggaagaggaaatcgatggcaagccttggttccacgatatcaaggaatacatcaggttAGGGGTATATCCAGTACATGCTACAgatgaccaaaagagaaccattcgacgtctggctagtggatttttcttaagtggaggaatcttgtacaagaGTACTCCGGATTTAGGACTGCTGAGGTGTATAGATGCTAAAGAAGCTTCAACTATCATGGCCGAAGTGCATTCTGGAGTTTACAGGCCgcatatgaacgggtatgtcttggcaaagaagatacttcgagcaggttattattggcttaccatggaacgagattgtattagttttgttcgcaagtgtcatcaatgccaggtacatggtgatttgattcattctcccccatctgagttacactcaatgtctgcaccttggacctttgttgcttggggcatggatgttattggaccaattgagccggcagcatcaaacaggcataggtttattctggtggccattgattactttaccaagtgggtcgaagctgtaactttcaagtccgtgaccaagaaggcagtagtggattttgttcattcaaatatcatttgtcggtttggaattcccaaggtgatcatcacaAACAATgttgctaatctcaacagtcatttgatgaaagaggtatgccaacagttcaagatcATGCATTGGAACTCCACCccgtatcgccccaaggcaaatggagttgttgaggttgctaacaagaacataaagaagatacttcgtaagatggttcaaggttctaggcagtggcatgaaaagttgccttttgccttactgggttatcgcactactgtttgcacttcagtaggtgcaactccttatctgctggtatatggaactgaggcagttatacctgcagaagttgagattccatccATTCGGATCATTGtagaagctgaaattgatgatgatgagtgggtcaaaactcggctagagcagttgagtttgattgatgagaaaagattggttgcagtatgtcatggtcaattgtatcagaagagaatggcaagagcatacaacaaaaatgcGCGTCcttgaaaatttgaagtgggccagATGGTATTAAAAcgcatccttcctcatcaggtggaagccaaaggcaagttcgccccaaactggcaggggccattcgttgtgacaagagtgttgcctaatggtgctttgtatttaacagacatagaaggcaaatgtgtagatatgactatcaattctgatgcagttaagaggTACTATGTATGATACCTTTGCTTAccttcagttgtattttgtacttggcatgttcaaaGTTTAAATGACGAGGGCATTTTgttccgctacccaaacactttcatcctttgttaccccttttgagctttatttattttctttcatacccctcttttggaatcagtaacagaACTAGAGAacgaaaaaaatgaatgaatgaatgaaaaataagaagagtgaaaaagaaagaaaaagaaaaaaagaaaaaaaaaggaaaaagaaagaaagaaagaaaaaaaagagaaaagaaaaaaaaggaaaagaaagaaagaagaaaaaaaaaagaaaaaagaaaataaaaaaagaaacaaaaacaaacaacgtccttttgaactacgttcgacctgattccttttaaggatacgtaggcagcctcacggttcggtcccatcaaaataaaaattaaaactcCTCGGACCCAAAGAAACTTGGGCAaaagttttggttttgaaaagatttgattccaaaagttgtaattttgatcCCTTTTCATCTTAAGTCAGTTTGAGCCTTCATgctaccctttctttctaaccctgtccaaaagcctacatcaTGGTCcaaaagaaagaccttccgatcaatctttgaggatgccaggtcaagcgagatagaggtatgatttacatcTTGGGTAAAACTTTGTTCAGGGGCGcaagagagaaaatttaaaatgagagtcttattggtgaaaaccctcgcggtcACTATAAGGCGATGTTGAGTTgaaagatgaacaaatgagagaggtttgtaggtgaaaacccttcagggcactacaagttgaatgaggctcatgactTTACAGAGAAATTGGATCAGTAAAAGCCCGGTTTTGAAGTATGAAGACATGACATGAACTGAAAATATGATTGGTTGGACGAATTAGGCTGGTCAGTCTAAattgcatgtcatgattattggAGTTGGTTGcttccctcagataagtcttcttTTTCTCATACTTCTTCATATCGTCATCTttgttcaaaattttcctttgttccttttgtcaaaAATCATTTCACTTTGCTCTTTGCGTCTATCTTTATGAGTCTCTTTCAAGTTAGCCCTTGTTGAACAAGCatgaaaggatttcaaagcctactaccagcttctaaattgcacaaagcggagtcCGGCTAGGCAGTTGACTTGATTTAGAATAAGTAGTATGGTGATAACTGAGGTTCAGGCAATCAAGTGAGtcttgaattttgagaaaatacaaggaTTCATCAACTTTCAAATGAAAACACAATGCAACAAGTGAGTGTGAGAGACTTAGGTCATACAGAGGTTTTATGGTCCAGTTCCAATCAAAAGGTCAAACAACTCCTTGCTAACCCGAAACAGCTAATCAGAATGAAGCATGACAGTGGCGAAAGCAGATGCTCAGCaatgatgccacaaactaaccaccacgttttcaaactaacaagatttttctgaaacaggggcaagaaatATTTTTAATCCACAGGGACCTCCCatggaaaagcatggttcagagAGCAAGAAATTCTGTTCAGAATCCTCCAAGATGAGAGCATGACTCAGGTAAGTTcattaaaagttctcaggaccctcctggataatgggatttaatttaaaattttcaggaccctcctggataatgggatttagtttttaaattttcaggaccctcctaaataatgtaatttaattttaaaagttctcaggaccctcctggataatgagatttaattttaaaagatttcaggaccctcatggataatgagatttaattttaaaagctctcaggaccctcctggataatgtgatttaattttaaaagttctcaggaccctcatggataatggatttagtttttaaattttcaggaccctcctggataatgggagttaattttaaaagttctcaggaccctcctggataatgagatttcattttaaaaaagttttcaggaccctcatggataatgagatttagtttttaaaattttaggaccctcctggataatgggatttagtttttaaattttcaggacccttctggataatggaaattaattttaaaagttctcagtaccctcatggataataggatttaattttaaaaagtttttaggatcctcctggataatgggatttagtttttaaattttcaggaccctcctggataatgggatttaacttttaaattttcaggaccctcctggataatgagatttagtttttaaattttcaggaccctcctggataatgagagtTAATTTTAagagttctcaggaccctcctggataatgagatttaattttaaaaagttttcaggaccctcctggataatgggatttagcttttaaattcttagagctctgtAGGTAACATGATCCGATTAGCACTCACAAATATGCCCAGATcctaaactggggtagaaaaatttcttttgttttgactgTTTtgtagcaatcaggcgcccacctggataacgagggaatacagtttcaagttttagtaatcaggctcccacctggataacgagggaatacaattcaagttttgaaaatcaggcacccacctggagaacgagggagcTCATTTTATACCAAAGTCAAGCTATTggtaggcgcccacctagagaacgagggaattcatttcagagttacttcaattcgcaaattcaagaagcatcaggaacccgcctgaagaacatgGTCCATTTTTCAGTTGCATATTGAAGATCAAGTAGAGATTCACGGaggattcaagacaagaagtagataggatcttgtattttccttttacttttgctgtaatttttccttttattttgatgtaatggcaggaaccgcggaccggaacctcgacgacacttcactcgactctccacctcggtactccatcatcCTTCTCACTtgtgaactacacgtggcctgattcctttataaccaaggatatgtaggcaactcagataccagggctcggtcacattctcttttgttttagtttttgtctctctaaataagggtcgggtaaaaaacatgtcttgttgttctttgtctgaaaacactTTGTGTTTCctgtcaaagaggggcagctgtagacatgtaatttttgacccacgCATTCGAATCACCTCTAATAGTCCTAGTATATTTAGAATATTTATTaggttattaatattttatagccATATCTTTTGTTTTTACCATgatttttcacttttatttttgaatataataatttatataaaaatgatatataatatatatatatatatatatgtatattatgacatattttactttaattattcataattaattttaaatcattttaaaaGAAAGGATCAAGTTTTATCTATTTATGGTTTAAAAGAGTTAaaagtcccaaattttttttGGCCCAATTTCGGGCAAAAAGAAGCCCAAAATCATATAACCCTGACCCACGCCCTAAGCCCAAACCAGATTAACCCATCTACCCGCCCCATTTTCCCTTCAATCTCAGCCATCCAAACCCCTAGATCCAATCGCCCCTATTCCTCCCCACCATAACATAAAAACCTAATaattcctaaatctaaccctaaACCTAAAAATACAACTTCAGCCGCACCCAACCCCCATCTCCATCTTTGCCGCGTCCCAGCCACCCTAAACCCGCCAGAAATCAACCAAAATCCGGCACTCCACGTAAGCACTGGTCCCTTATGGTCCCCCCTTCCCTTCGTTTCATCTTCCACATAGCAAAATCCCAACGAATCTCATCATTTCAATCCGATTCACGCggatttcttcttctatttctttcgtTTAAACAAAAAATCCGGACCCTTGAATAAATCTGGGAAGAATGGGAATCGTTGGAtgaaattttgtccaaaaatctcaatttttcctatttttatttgAGAAAGGGATTTTCGGATTTTATCTGGTGGTCCCACATGCTTTCttggagaagaaggaggaggaagcTTCGAGAGAGAGCTATATATTTGATGTTTTTCGGACAGAAAAAGGGGAGAAacatttggagaattttttgACAAAAAGAGCTAGGGTTTTTCGGATTTTTGGTTGTTCCGTAAATTTCAATTCATTGTAAAATTAGAGTTTTCTTTTAGTGTTCTTTGATTCTGTTTTGTTTCGTTTTTCATAtataaaaaaagaacaaaaattattttcttctgATTCGGATTTTACATCAAagtcagaaaaatacaaaaaaaaagagtcagttTCTTCTTCTGGTTCTTGTTCGAAATGGAGTTTAGCTGCGGTTCGAGGTTCGATATCAGTCGCCAATCTAAAGTTCCGTCCGAGCTCCTGTCCGATTCATTTGCTTGTTTCTACGTTAGAATTCTGGGAATTGAAGCCGAGCTTCTGTTGAATCATATATTGTTACTTAAAGAGGAGTTCAACTTTACAGGTTCATTCCCGCGTCCCTCttatttatttgaatttgttTGGAATGGATTGAAGTGTAAAGGAGTCATTAAAAAAGGATTAAATAAGCAGTGATTTCGAAGATTGTGTTTAACTTCCCTCTTATTCGAGTCTACGTTCTGTGTCGATTGTATGTGCGTTGAATTTTTCCGGTGAAACCTCCTAGATGATAAATGAGCATGAACTGTTCGTATCCCTGTTTGGTTCAGTCAGATTGATATTTGAAGTATTAGAACCAATCGCGATGAAACTGTGTATTCATTGTGTCGAGCGGAAAGTTGATTTGTCATTGTTTTTGCTTATGATTAAGTAGTCGAAGGCCTTCAGCCATTAGAGTAGTATGTTCTTTGACTTCATCTCTGTTTAAGGTTTGGAGTTTCGAGTTTGGATTTTCATACTCTTTGAAACATGTTTACAAATAAAACCATGCCTTCTAGTTATCCATATCTGAAACGGAATCACACTTTCTCATATGTGTTGAACTAGAATTTCTCTGTTGTTTCCATGACTAGACAGAATAGTTCAGTTCACTTGGATTTGTGAGTTGTTTTCCCATATAGTCAGTTCGATCATGAGTTAGTAAATCAAATAGTGTGCATTTTAGAGAAAGGTATGGCATTAATCAACTGGTATTAGACTGCTGATTGCGCTTAATCTCCTGTGTTGCAAACTAAGTTTGGATTAGTTTACTTTCATCATGGTCAATCTTGGCATGTTAAGTGTTTGATTACCAGAACTGTAGTTTGTGTCCGCATCAACAGTTTGCATAATTATTCAGTTTATTTGCTCAAATGTGTGCTAGTGTACATGAACTTTTCATAATAACAGGCTTGATGTAGTGGGCATTGGGTATTTACTGTATGATTGTTTTCTTATGCAATGAAAAAGGGCGTTGTTTTCCGGTGTCGAATGCATTTTTGAGTTTACAGTGAGAATTAGAATAGTTATTAAATGGGTAAACATGTGCTTATGTGATTTTATTGGTAACGGGTAATTGTTTGTAAAGAAAGGGAAGTATGCAATTATTTGGTCTCCAAAGGGATGGTGAGGTGGACATGGTTGTTCTTGTCATGCTTCAATTCATTTTCTTTACTGTATTTTTCCTCTCCATGAGCATTGGATGTTATTTGTTATTTCACTGATTGGTTGTTGGATATGAAATTGTTTGGATAATTGTTGGGCCGTGGGAGTATGGAAAGACCGAAGCCCATTAACGATTGATTTGTCTCCATGCTTTAGGTGTCGGGCTCAGTCTAATAAAAAACGAAAAGTTAAAAAGGGAATGAACATGAACTTAACTTTATATATTTAGTTTTTATTTGTTTTGCTTTTATTATATTGCGCGCTAGGAGCATGTTAGGCCGTCATCATTTAGGTAGGCAAGCTTTAGGATTTGTGTTGGTTTCGAGGTGAGAGGtcattcccttagttaaatttatccggggaatgccccaaAGGATTTGTACATATTTTATTTTGGGGAATACCCCGTAGTATTCTGTAACTGGAGGCCGAAAGCGAACTCGTAGTACTTTTATTTCTATTTCacttttgtatttatctttcttttattaggtgggaaTGACCTCGAgccttttgtgtttttttttgtgtttgttttagcTCAATCTgattttaaaagccaacttgaTCGAGTACGCAACCGTGCTAGTTACGGGGTtcggggagtgcctaacaccttctccccgagtcaaatgaccCCCCTTACCCAAATCTATGGTGCAGATTTAGTTTTGGAACCTAAAGTATTTTAAAggaaaaaaacattttttttttaaaaaaaacggtGGTCTGGCACACCGAAATCAATGTCAGGTGGCAACTCTGAGATATTTCCTTTCGAACACAaagttttgtcactttcaaaattgaaaaaccttttcaagctttactaaatcttttttttattaatttaagagggtTTAGTGGAGTTTGtttaaaaaaggggtgtgacacttATATTAACTAGTTCCTAccccatttaactagttttggatcgtttggctccaaattgagagtttgggctcgttcttggtattggaagaaTACTTTggaacgaggtaagtctcctttctaaccttgtaagagagaattgtccccataggtgtaatacttgaataatttgctactaaatgtgggggctacgtacgcactaggtgatgagagtccgtgcgtaactactattatgtaattatccgggtagtctaggacccgtatcatgctatatcTGTGTgtctatattttcttgctaatgtgatcacttaggatatgctagagactCGGAAAGGAATATAAGCGAACGTATATACTTGTTGAAcccttgtatgaatttatttgaatataaatgctcCTTCATGTGTTTTCTTaatattaattgatatttgtggatcaggccgatcgcctcggttgaaatagatgcatctatagttcgcgccattcgactctttggcagtgcacagtttatttcctgttggatcgggtcgtcgacctcggcataatgtgcacatgatatctatgtgaaatcttatccatgacttgtTTTGCTAAagatttgaaatgtaaatggctaactgtaatattgttaagaacatgacttattacctcttgctacaaactgttgattatttgtgactCCCATGCTTAGCATGACACTTTATTATATCATTTGACCCTAGTAGGTGTCAAGTCGGCCTCTCGTCTCtgcttctttgagattagacgggatacttacggggtacatattgtttatgtactcatactatacttttgtacttaattgtacaggatctgaggcaggtacatctgtctatcagtctggtgcgcgcCTTTGAttcatagtccgagacttccacgaTGAGCTGTTCCCTTCCTGTGCCGCtcagcagcttgatggagtcttcctttacttttgctgtctattctatttcggacagtaggatagatttattcttttgtatattctactagttgcccattacttgtgataccgggtcttggcacacacattagtagactattatttTGGGGATTGTGTAATTATTTTTGGTACATTATTGGTTATTTCTTGTTTTAATTTTAACTTAAGAAATTGCCGCAACTGTTTTGGTAAAGTAAAATGAGCACTTATTAGTATTTCCGCTCTGGTTTGCCCGGCAatggtgttgggtgccatcacgatctattatagaaatgggtcgtgacatagaagaaaggaagctgctgtgtaagctactattgcaagctgctgtgtaagctgcttgtaagttgcttgtaagctgctactgcaagctgttgtgtaagcttcTTGTAAGTTGCTTGTAAACTGCTACccagatatagataatcttctgcCGGGATAATAATTATCCATAACGGAGTCCgaaatgataagcttcttcaggaagtttATTTTCAATAaagtactaaatagataaccaTATTTACGGCGGTGTCCCATATGGATaaacttcttcaggaagcttatttacaatggagtattaaatgaacatccataatatatatttataacacttaTGTATTTTTCGGTATACAAAATCTAATTCACACAGTACTAATTAGTAATTATTATGCAGGTTATAATGCAAGAATTGTTAATGCATAATTAATATTGAAGATATATTTAATTATTAATAATAAagaaattattatatataaattaattaatttaaaaggaaGATTTGATCTTTAAATCTTTCTATTATTAATATAAGTATTCTTATAATCTTATTCCACATTTATCTTGCTTATACTAATAATACCTAAATGCAGGGATTCATAATGCAACATACGAGTTCACATGAACTTATATCTGTAAACATTTTCTAtattaagaaatttattaaacACTATAAATATTTAACGGTGAATACATGTAGGGAAAGTTTCACATATGAACAACTTGGATctttacttttcaattttatagcctaTATTTTAATTTATAACTAACTAGCcaaaaaataataggctaagattcaacattcAACTCAATAagttctcaaaattactatttaatttttaaaaaagattgctcaagcttttaagttaactTTCGAATCAGTAACCgtaactcaaatattagttcaacaaaccaaatccatttgggtggtgaaaattagatttttaacaagcttaaatatgtgggtttagatttcgaatttgattttgtgagaaatttggagtgggtattATCTAgaattgttagaaatagtataaggaggttgtacataaaatttgaagtcatttaatagAGATTTGGACCGATTTTGAAAAAGAATTGCAACTgcaaatcgtggaagaagttcgtctacagacaCTTGTATAAAGgcgtataagatgtgtttatacactcatatacactattatacaggATTATACAAAAAACTTACTTCGTCTTATTCCTTGCattttttttctgaaatttaactcaaatcttgctcaaatctactccaaatcacttcaactttaaattttgaactccttttgatattttcgatcaattggaacaacacccaatccaaacaactaacaaactcaaaaaatcttatttttgaaagcaaagctttgaatggccttcaatggtggaatgttgaattttcaattttcttacattgcaaccagGTGATACAGGGAAGAAGCTGTAATGGCAGACGACCCCTTGAAATATacgtagaagatgtgagaagaaaagagagtgaaaacaatggttttgagaacatagatttaactccatagcttttagaagcaatggttgtaagaaaacatattttgaatttgctagtgctttcaaaatatgtacaatatggacTAGGTCAgataaaacttaaaaatatgagCCATTTTTTATTATAGTGTGAAGCcaagtgtattttcttgtaattctttcattCATGTACTTCATCTTGCAAGTATTATTTAATAATCTAACATTGTATTAAATTTTGTTGCCATTATCCTTTTCGTTATGTGATCAACTAAATATTATATTATCTTATGcgaaattttaagttgaaattagTTATTCCAAACTATCAACCAAACGGCCCCTTAATTATCAAAACAAATAATTACAATGGATCACTTTTGAATAGgtgctatttttactatttttttcccTTTTACCTAAGCAATACTATCAAATATACCAATCACCATGATCATATATCACATGGGGCAAGTGCACAGATAGCTATTCTCAGTGATGCTATTTAGAGATTAACTGAAACTTATTTTTATCctgaaattaaactaaaaatcttaa
Coding sequences:
- the LOC138872794 gene encoding uncharacterized protein, with the protein product MGVQEILVLGDSDLLVHQIQGEWETRDLKLILYRQCLHDLCQRFRSVEFRHIPRIHNEIADALATLASMLHHPDKAYVDPVYIQVHDQHAYCNVVEEEIDGKPWFHDIKEYIRLGVYPVHATDDQKRTIRRLASGFFLSGGILYKSTPDLGLLRCIDAKEASTIMAEVHSGVYRPHMNGYVLAKKILRAGATPYLLVYGTEAVIPAEVEIPSIRIIVEAEIDDDEWVKTRLEQLSLIDEKRLVAVCHGQLYQKRMARAYNKNARP